A single Streptomyces sannanensis DNA region contains:
- a CDS encoding ATP-binding protein, producing MNREITRIEPSAPARQFTVLLSATRRGARLARLLATEQLRSWGLPLETAALIVAELAANAVLHGLVPGRDFRLTIGVTETATLRIEVTDSRAERLPAIRPRTEGGAESGHGLLLVEALADRWGVVLGPAPCKTVWAELDIAP from the coding sequence GTGAACCGAGAAATCACCCGAATCGAGCCTTCCGCTCCCGCCCGGCAGTTCACCGTGCTGCTCTCCGCCACCCGCAGGGGTGCTCGTCTGGCCCGTCTGCTCGCGACCGAGCAACTGCGCTCCTGGGGACTGCCGCTCGAGACCGCGGCACTGATTGTTGCCGAGCTGGCGGCGAACGCCGTGCTGCACGGGCTCGTACCGGGCCGGGACTTCCGCCTCACGATCGGCGTTACGGAGACGGCAACGCTCCGTATCGAGGTCACCGACTCCCGCGCGGAACGCCTCCCGGCCATCCGCCCGCGCACCGAGGGCGGCGCCGAGTCAGGGCACGGGCTCCTGCTCGTCGAGGCGCTCGCCGACCGCTGGGGTGTCGTACTGGGTCCGGCCCCTTGCAAAACAGTGTGGGCAGAGCTGGACATCGCGCCCTGA
- a CDS encoding DUF397 domain-containing protein: MTLKPSAGDASAVEWTKSSYSTNDGPNCVEVAWLKSSYGTADGPSCVEIATAPGTVHVRDSKNVQGPQLAITPTAWTDFVTYASTN, from the coding sequence ATGACTCTCAAGCCCTCAGCCGGGGACGCTTCCGCGGTGGAGTGGACCAAGAGCAGCTACAGCACCAACGACGGCCCCAACTGTGTCGAGGTAGCGTGGCTCAAGAGCAGCTACGGCACGGCCGACGGCCCTTCGTGCGTCGAGATCGCGACGGCCCCCGGCACTGTCCACGTCCGCGACTCCAAGAACGTCCAGGGCCCTCAGCTCGCGATCACGCCGACGGCGTGGACCGACTTCGTGACGTACGCGTCCACGAACTGA
- the pucD gene encoding xanthine dehydrogenase subunit D → MAQNTRTAPAGTPTKVTQNHNRGGIGASTLRPDGTLKVTGEFAYSSDMWHEDMLWGHTLRSTVAHAEIGNIDISEALATPGVHAVLTYDDLPAETKNYGLEIQDTPVLAHGRVRHHGEPVALIAADHPETARRAAAKIKIDYRELPVVTDEASALAPDAPLLHPGRTDHHAGHVPHPNVLHRQPIIRGNVEEARKRADVIVEGEYVFGMQDQAFLGPESGLAVPGEDGGVDLYVATQWLHSDLRQIAPVLGLPEEKVRMTLSGVGGAFGGREDISMQIHACLLALRTNKPVKMVYNRFESFFGHVHRHPAKLRYEHGATKDGKLTHMKCRIVLDGGAYASASPAVVGNASSLSVGPYVVDNVDIEAIALYTNNPPCGAMRGFGAVQACFAYEAQMDRLAAKLGMDPVEFRRLNAMEQGTVMPTGQVVDSPAPVAELLRRVKARPLPPERQWEVAGGDADVRALPGGLSNTTHGEGVVRGVGYAVGIKNVGFSEGFDDYSTARVLLEVISGEPVAMVHTAMAEVGQGGVTVLAQIARTELGVDQVTIHPADTRVGSAGSTSASRQTYVTGGAVKNSCELVREKVLELGRRKFGSYHPAWATAELLLEDGKVVTDGGEVLAHLVDVLEDETVEIEAEWRHRPTEALDLVTGQGFGHVQYTFAAHRAVVEVDTELGLVKVIELACAQDVGKQLNPLSVVGQIQGGTTQGLGVAVMEEIIVDPKTAKVRNPSFTDYLIPTILDTPTIPVDVLELADPNAPYGLRGVGEAPTLSSTPAVLAAIRNATGLELNKTPVRPEHLTGTL, encoded by the coding sequence ATGGCACAGAACACACGCACCGCTCCGGCGGGTACGCCCACCAAGGTCACCCAGAACCACAACCGGGGCGGCATCGGCGCGTCCACGCTCCGACCGGACGGCACCCTCAAGGTCACCGGTGAGTTCGCGTACTCCTCCGACATGTGGCACGAGGACATGCTCTGGGGTCATACGCTTCGCAGCACCGTCGCCCACGCCGAGATCGGGAACATCGACATCTCCGAGGCGCTCGCGACGCCCGGCGTCCACGCCGTGCTCACCTACGACGACCTGCCTGCCGAGACGAAGAACTACGGCCTGGAGATCCAGGACACCCCGGTCCTCGCCCACGGCCGGGTCCGGCACCACGGTGAGCCGGTGGCCCTGATCGCCGCCGACCACCCGGAAACCGCCCGCCGCGCGGCCGCCAAAATCAAGATCGACTACAGGGAGCTTCCGGTCGTCACCGACGAGGCCTCCGCCCTCGCGCCGGACGCTCCGCTGCTCCACCCGGGCCGCACCGACCACCACGCCGGTCATGTTCCGCACCCGAACGTCCTGCACCGCCAGCCGATCATCCGCGGCAACGTGGAGGAGGCCCGTAAGAGGGCCGATGTGATCGTCGAGGGCGAATACGTCTTCGGCATGCAGGACCAGGCCTTCCTCGGCCCCGAGTCCGGCCTGGCCGTGCCCGGCGAGGACGGCGGCGTCGACCTCTATGTCGCCACCCAGTGGCTGCACTCGGACCTCCGCCAGATCGCCCCCGTCCTCGGCCTGCCCGAGGAGAAGGTCCGTATGACGCTCTCCGGCGTCGGCGGTGCCTTCGGCGGCCGCGAGGACATCTCGATGCAGATCCACGCCTGCCTGCTGGCCCTGCGGACCAACAAGCCGGTCAAGATGGTCTACAACCGGTTCGAGTCCTTCTTCGGTCATGTGCACCGTCACCCGGCGAAGCTCCGGTACGAGCACGGCGCCACCAAGGACGGCAAGCTCACGCACATGAAGTGCCGGATCGTGCTCGACGGCGGTGCCTACGCCTCGGCCTCCCCGGCCGTCGTCGGCAACGCGTCCTCGCTGTCCGTCGGCCCGTACGTCGTGGACAACGTCGACATCGAAGCCATCGCCCTCTACACCAACAACCCGCCGTGCGGCGCCATGCGCGGCTTCGGTGCCGTCCAGGCGTGCTTCGCGTACGAGGCACAGATGGACAGGCTCGCGGCGAAGCTGGGCATGGACCCGGTCGAGTTCCGCCGGCTCAACGCCATGGAGCAGGGCACGGTCATGCCGACCGGCCAGGTCGTCGACTCACCGGCCCCGGTCGCCGAGCTGCTCCGCCGCGTCAAGGCCCGCCCGCTCCCGCCCGAGCGCCAGTGGGAGGTCGCCGGCGGTGACGCCGACGTCCGCGCCCTGCCCGGCGGCCTGTCCAACACCACGCACGGCGAAGGCGTCGTACGGGGCGTCGGCTACGCGGTCGGCATCAAGAACGTCGGCTTCTCCGAGGGCTTCGACGACTATTCCACCGCCCGCGTGCTTCTGGAGGTCATCAGCGGAGAACCGGTCGCCATGGTGCACACCGCCATGGCGGAGGTCGGCCAGGGTGGTGTCACCGTCCTCGCCCAGATCGCCCGCACGGAGCTGGGTGTCGACCAGGTGACCATCCACCCGGCCGACACCCGGGTCGGCTCCGCCGGTTCCACGTCCGCCTCCCGGCAGACGTATGTCACGGGTGGCGCGGTGAAGAACTCCTGCGAGCTGGTCCGCGAGAAAGTCCTGGAACTGGGCCGCCGCAAGTTCGGCTCGTACCACCCCGCCTGGGCCACCGCCGAGCTGCTGCTCGAGGACGGCAAGGTCGTCACCGACGGCGGCGAGGTTCTCGCCCACCTGGTGGACGTGCTGGAGGACGAGACCGTCGAGATCGAGGCCGAGTGGCGCCACCGCCCGACCGAGGCCCTCGACCTGGTCACCGGTCAGGGCTTCGGCCACGTCCAGTACACCTTCGCCGCGCACCGCGCGGTCGTCGAGGTGGACACCGAACTCGGACTGGTCAAGGTCATCGAGCTGGCCTGTGCGCAGGACGTCGGCAAGCAGCTCAACCCGCTGTCCGTCGTCGGCCAGATCCAGGGCGGCACCACCCAGGGCCTCGGCGTGGCGGTCATGGAGGAGATCATCGTCGACCCGAAGACCGCGAAGGTGCGCAACCCCTCCTTCACGGACTATTTGATCCCCACGATCCTCGACACGCCGACCATCCCCGTCGACGTGCTCGAACTCGCCGACCCGAACGCGCCGTACGGTCTGCGCGGTGTCGGTGAGGCACCGACCCTGTCGTCCACTCCGGCCGTCCTCGCGGCGATCCGGAACGCGACGGGTCTCGAGCTCAACAAGACGCCAGTGCGCCCCGAGCACCTCACCGGCACGCTCTGA
- a CDS encoding helix-turn-helix transcriptional regulator, whose amino-acid sequence MKAVGRQIKLWREAAGLRQAEFGAAIRYSEEMVSSVERGRRVPKPEFLDAADEVLGAGGKIAAMKGDVAEARYPKKVRDLAKLEAESVELGSYVNTVVHGLLQTEEYARALFGLRRPAYEEDELERLVAARMARQSLFERRPAPLLTVVQEEAALRRPVGGKMVLRRQLEHLLEFGKLRHVEIQVMPTNAEEHAGLAGSLQLLKLKDGSTLGHDEVQLTSRVISDPREVQILEMRYGMIRAQALTPRESLAFIEKVRDET is encoded by the coding sequence ATGAAGGCGGTCGGCCGTCAGATCAAACTCTGGCGGGAGGCCGCCGGTCTGCGACAGGCGGAGTTCGGCGCGGCGATCAGGTACAGCGAGGAAATGGTCTCCTCCGTGGAGCGGGGAAGGCGGGTACCGAAGCCCGAGTTCCTGGACGCAGCGGACGAAGTCCTGGGTGCAGGCGGGAAGATCGCTGCGATGAAGGGCGACGTGGCGGAGGCCCGGTACCCGAAGAAGGTACGGGATCTGGCGAAGCTGGAGGCGGAGTCCGTCGAATTGGGTTCATACGTGAATACAGTCGTCCATGGCCTTCTTCAGACCGAGGAGTACGCGCGGGCGTTGTTCGGTCTCCGGCGGCCGGCCTACGAGGAGGATGAGCTCGAACGCCTCGTGGCGGCGCGCATGGCTCGGCAGTCACTCTTCGAGCGACGTCCCGCACCCCTGCTGACTGTCGTGCAAGAAGAGGCAGCCCTGCGACGTCCGGTCGGGGGCAAAATGGTGCTGCGGCGCCAGCTCGAACACTTGCTGGAATTCGGGAAGTTGCGACATGTCGAAATCCAGGTGATGCCCACGAATGCGGAGGAGCATGCTGGACTCGCCGGCTCGCTTCAACTACTGAAGCTCAAGGACGGCTCCACGCTCGGACATGACGAGGTCCAGCTCACGAGCCGGGTGATCTCCGATCCAAGGGAGGTCCAGATCCTTGAGATGCGTTATGGAATGATCCGGGCCCAGGCTCTCACGCCTCGGGAGTCGCTGGCCTTCATCGAGAAAGTACGGGACGAGACATGA
- a CDS encoding helix-turn-helix domain-containing protein, protein MTTLNRPGAPDGHVCGIDIAMEVIGGKWKVLILWALHEHPHRRFGELRRLLPGITEKVLASHLREMEADGIVHRVSYDEVPPRVEYSLTENGRRLNNALQPLAAWGRERRTGRRPEKKAG, encoded by the coding sequence ATGACGACGCTGAACCGGCCGGGCGCACCAGACGGACACGTCTGCGGGATCGACATCGCGATGGAGGTAATCGGCGGCAAGTGGAAGGTGCTGATCCTCTGGGCGCTCCACGAGCACCCCCACCGCCGCTTCGGCGAGCTGCGCCGGCTGCTTCCGGGCATCACCGAGAAGGTGCTCGCCTCCCACCTGCGCGAGATGGAGGCGGACGGCATCGTGCACCGTGTCTCCTACGACGAGGTCCCGCCCCGCGTCGAGTACTCACTGACCGAGAACGGCAGACGCCTCAACAACGCACTCCAACCGCTGGCCGCCTGGGGACGCGAGCGGCGGACCGGTCGACGGCCGGAGAAGAAAGCGGGCTAG
- a CDS encoding Arc family DNA-binding protein encodes MILFSLRIPADLHERVVAQATEDRRSLNSEILHLLEVALTTPRADAGPPGVSCPATRETGYLPGLKARASSGNPGDSPPG; translated from the coding sequence ATGATTCTTTTCTCACTCCGGATTCCGGCAGACCTACACGAACGAGTGGTCGCCCAGGCCACCGAGGACCGGCGGTCCCTCAACTCCGAGATCCTCCACCTCCTGGAGGTCGCCCTCACCACTCCCCGGGCGGACGCCGGACCGCCCGGCGTCTCCTGCCCCGCTACGCGGGAAACCGGATACCTCCCCGGCCTGAAGGCCAGGGCATCCTCCGGGAATCCCGGTGACTCGCCGCCTGGGTGA
- a CDS encoding xanthine dehydrogenase family protein subunit M, giving the protein MDFLRPASWEEALAVKAEHPTAVPIAGGTDVMVEINFDHRRPEYLLDLNRIGELEEWEVGDENVRLGASVPYTRIMEHLRAELPGLAIASHTVASPQIRNRGGVGGNLGTASPAGDAHPALLAAGAEVEAESVRGTRYIPIDDFYTGVKRNALAPDELIRAVHIKKADGPQQFSKVGTRNAMVIAVCAFAVALHPGTRTVRTGIGSAAPTPIRAREAEEFLNAALEEGGFWDNGKIITPAVAKQFADLCSAACNPIDDVRGTAKYRRHAVGIMARRQLGWVWEQYRGAGRTLEGAA; this is encoded by the coding sequence ATGGACTTCCTTCGCCCCGCCAGCTGGGAGGAGGCGCTCGCCGTGAAGGCCGAGCACCCCACCGCTGTGCCCATCGCGGGTGGCACCGATGTGATGGTCGAGATCAACTTCGATCACCGCCGGCCCGAATACCTCCTGGACCTGAACCGCATCGGTGAGCTGGAGGAGTGGGAGGTAGGTGACGAGAACGTCCGGCTGGGCGCCTCCGTTCCCTACACCAGGATCATGGAGCACCTGCGTGCCGAGCTGCCGGGCCTCGCGATCGCCTCCCACACGGTCGCCTCCCCGCAGATCCGTAACCGTGGCGGCGTCGGCGGCAACCTCGGCACCGCCTCCCCGGCCGGCGACGCCCACCCCGCCCTGCTCGCCGCGGGTGCCGAGGTCGAGGCCGAGTCGGTGCGCGGCACCCGGTACATCCCGATCGACGACTTCTACACCGGTGTGAAGCGCAACGCCCTCGCCCCGGACGAGCTCATCAGGGCCGTCCACATCAAGAAGGCGGACGGCCCGCAGCAGTTCTCCAAGGTCGGTACCCGCAACGCGATGGTCATCGCGGTGTGCGCCTTCGCTGTCGCCCTGCATCCCGGGACCCGCACCGTGAGGACGGGCATCGGCTCCGCGGCGCCCACCCCGATCCGGGCCCGCGAGGCCGAGGAGTTCCTGAACGCGGCGCTGGAGGAGGGCGGCTTCTGGGACAACGGCAAGATCATCACCCCCGCGGTCGCCAAGCAGTTCGCCGACCTGTGCTCGGCCGCCTGCAACCCGATCGACGACGTGCGGGGCACCGCGAAGTACCGCCGCCACGCCGTCGGCATCATGGCCCGCCGTCAGCTCGGCTGGGTCTGGGAGCAGTACCGCGGCGCCGGCCGCACGCTTGAAGGAGCTGCCTGA
- a CDS encoding PucR family transcriptional regulator: MRLRALLETEALGLRLLGGEEELDRTVRGVMTTDLRDPSRYLSGGELVLTGLAWRRTPEDSEPFVQILAGAGVAGLASGEAELSTIPDDLLEACARHRMPLFAVNESVAFATVTEHVVRQVSGERAGDLAAVVDRHRRLMTSGPAGTGPEVVLDLLGSDLDLKAWVLSPAGRQIAGAGTELPPGTGALLAGEHLAATRTGRRGPYRTTVRGTTYSLFPIRNAEAARAHAPVSQDIRETVLSDWLLAVQADAGDWPAARLDLLQGVTQLIAVERDRRDAARTVRRRLAQEVLELVQTGAAPAEIAARLRIAAPVLLPGLGAAPHWQVVVARVDWNRDGAETASGPTAQSLLEEILVDPAATGGESVDRIAVAHTGDEAIALVPLPALGTGTEAEGGSGAAVLHADTLLVAVRAPLSAGLAGDGRLTLGVSAPVHSAEGLRGALEEARHARRVAAARPGEVCAAGHHELASHVLLLPFVPDDVRRAFTARLLDPLHDYDRRHRAELIPTLEAFLDCDGSWTRCAARLHLHVNTLRYRVGRIEQLTGRDLSRLEDKLDFFLALRMS; this comes from the coding sequence ATGCGGCTGCGCGCACTCCTGGAAACCGAGGCGCTGGGCCTGCGGCTGCTCGGCGGCGAGGAAGAACTCGATCGCACCGTGCGCGGCGTGATGACGACCGACCTTCGGGATCCCAGCCGCTATCTCTCGGGCGGCGAGCTGGTCCTCACCGGCCTGGCCTGGCGGCGTACGCCTGAGGACTCCGAGCCCTTCGTACAGATCCTGGCGGGCGCCGGTGTGGCCGGCCTCGCATCGGGCGAGGCCGAGCTCAGCACCATCCCCGATGATCTGCTCGAGGCGTGCGCCCGGCACCGGATGCCGCTGTTCGCCGTGAACGAATCCGTCGCTTTCGCCACGGTCACCGAGCATGTGGTGCGTCAGGTGTCCGGCGAGCGCGCCGGTGACCTGGCGGCGGTCGTGGACCGCCACCGCAGGCTGATGACCTCCGGCCCGGCAGGCACCGGACCCGAGGTGGTCCTCGACCTGCTCGGCTCCGACCTGGACCTGAAGGCCTGGGTACTCTCCCCCGCCGGCCGGCAGATCGCCGGGGCGGGCACCGAGCTGCCGCCCGGCACCGGTGCGCTGCTCGCCGGGGAGCACTTGGCCGCCACCCGCACCGGACGCCGCGGCCCCTACCGTACGACCGTGCGCGGCACCACGTATTCGCTGTTCCCGATCCGGAACGCCGAAGCCGCACGCGCCCATGCGCCGGTCTCCCAGGACATACGCGAGACGGTTCTCTCCGACTGGCTGCTCGCCGTCCAGGCGGATGCGGGCGACTGGCCCGCGGCCCGGCTGGACCTGCTCCAGGGCGTCACCCAGCTGATCGCCGTCGAACGCGACCGACGCGACGCGGCCCGCACGGTACGGCGCAGGCTCGCCCAGGAGGTCCTGGAACTGGTGCAGACCGGCGCCGCGCCCGCCGAGATCGCCGCCAGGCTGCGCATCGCCGCCCCCGTGCTCCTGCCCGGCCTCGGCGCGGCACCGCACTGGCAGGTCGTCGTGGCCCGCGTCGACTGGAACCGCGACGGGGCGGAGACCGCGTCCGGACCGACAGCGCAGTCGCTGCTGGAGGAGATCCTGGTCGACCCGGCCGCCACCGGCGGCGAGTCCGTCGACCGGATCGCGGTCGCCCACACGGGCGACGAGGCGATCGCGCTGGTCCCCCTGCCCGCCCTGGGCACCGGCACCGAGGCCGAAGGCGGCTCCGGCGCCGCCGTGCTGCACGCCGACACCCTGCTGGTCGCCGTCCGCGCCCCGCTGTCCGCGGGCCTCGCCGGGGACGGACGGCTGACCCTCGGCGTCAGCGCACCCGTGCACTCCGCGGAGGGGCTGCGCGGCGCCCTTGAGGAAGCCCGGCACGCCCGCCGCGTGGCGGCCGCCCGCCCCGGTGAGGTGTGCGCGGCCGGCCACCATGAGCTGGCCTCGCACGTCCTGCTGCTGCCGTTCGTCCCCGACGACGTACGGCGCGCCTTCACAGCCCGGCTGCTCGACCCGCTGCACGACTACGACCGCCGCCACCGCGCGGAGCTGATCCCCACGCTGGAGGCGTTCCTGGACTGCGACGGATCGTGGACCCGCTGTGCGGCACGGCTGCATCTGCACGTCAACACCCTGCGTTACCGGGTGGGCCGGATCGAGCAGCTGACCGGCCGTGATCTGTCGCGCCTGGAGGACAAGCTGGACTTCTTCCTGGCGCTCAGGATGAGTTAG
- a CDS encoding XdhC/CoxI family protein, whose product MLDIAEELNRWVEQGRDFAVATVVAVAGSAPRQPGAALAVDSEGTAIGSVSGGCVEGAVYDLCRQALEDGETVGERFGYSDEDAFAVGLTCGGTIDILVTPIRTDSPAREVFAAALAAAAGGEAAALARITGGPAELTGRALLVRTDGTYEGGLGGHPELDRTAAAEAAALLDAGRTGTVVIGEDGSRCGQPLTLLVESSVPAPRMIVFGAIDFASALVRVGKFLGYHVTVCDARPVFATRTRFPEADEIAVEWPHRYLASADVDGRTVLCVLTHDAKFDVPLLALALKLPVAYVGAMGSRRTHEDRNRRLRAVGVTELELARLRSPIGLDLGARTPEETALSIAAEIVANRRGGSGVALTGARTPIHHDGPDAVRNIGSVA is encoded by the coding sequence ATGCTGGACATCGCCGAGGAGCTGAACCGGTGGGTCGAGCAGGGACGTGACTTCGCCGTCGCCACCGTGGTGGCCGTCGCAGGCAGCGCGCCCCGACAGCCGGGAGCGGCCCTCGCCGTCGACAGCGAGGGCACGGCGATCGGGTCGGTCTCCGGCGGCTGCGTGGAGGGCGCCGTCTACGACCTCTGCCGGCAGGCGCTGGAGGACGGCGAAACCGTCGGGGAGCGCTTCGGCTACAGCGACGAGGACGCGTTCGCCGTGGGTCTGACGTGCGGCGGAACCATCGACATCCTCGTCACGCCGATACGCACCGACTCTCCCGCCAGGGAGGTGTTCGCGGCAGCGCTGGCCGCCGCCGCGGGAGGGGAGGCGGCGGCGCTCGCGCGGATCACCGGCGGGCCGGCCGAACTGACGGGCCGCGCACTGCTGGTGCGTACGGACGGTACGTACGAGGGCGGCCTCGGCGGCCACCCCGAACTGGACCGCACCGCGGCCGCCGAAGCCGCCGCCCTGCTGGACGCGGGCCGCACCGGCACCGTCGTCATCGGCGAGGACGGCTCGCGCTGCGGACAGCCGCTCACCCTGCTCGTCGAATCGAGCGTCCCCGCCCCGCGCATGATCGTCTTCGGCGCGATCGACTTCGCTTCGGCGCTGGTACGGGTCGGCAAGTTCCTCGGCTACCACGTCACCGTGTGCGACGCCCGCCCCGTCTTCGCCACGAGGACCCGCTTCCCCGAGGCGGACGAGATCGCCGTCGAATGGCCGCACAGGTACCTGGCGTCGGCCGATGTCGACGGCCGTACGGTCCTGTGCGTCCTCACCCACGACGCCAAGTTCGACGTGCCCCTGCTCGCACTCGCCCTGAAGCTTCCCGTCGCGTACGTCGGCGCGATGGGCTCCCGCCGCACCCACGAGGACCGCAACAGGCGACTGCGCGCGGTCGGTGTCACCGAGCTGGAACTCGCCCGGCTGCGCAGCCCCATCGGCCTCGACCTGGGCGCGCGTACGCCCGAGGAGACCGCGCTGTCGATCGCCGCGGAGATCGTGGCGAACCGACGCGGGGGGAGTGGGGTCGCGCTGACGGGTGCGCGCACGCCGATCCACCACGACGGGCCGGACGCGGTCCGCAACATCGGCTCGGTCGCCTGA
- a CDS encoding (2Fe-2S)-binding protein, producing the protein MRVNFTVNGRKQTADDVWEGESLLYVLRERLGLPGSKNACEQGECGSCTVRLDGVPVCSCLVAAGQVEGREVVTVEGLADYAQQRAEHGGCATGACGTSLQDAQQWSAQGTDSQTGEGTPLSPIQQAFIDAGAVQCGFCTPGLLVAADELLERNASPSDADIREALSGNLCRCTGYEKILDAVRLAAARQGQAV; encoded by the coding sequence ATGCGCGTGAATTTCACGGTCAACGGCCGTAAGCAGACCGCCGACGACGTCTGGGAGGGCGAGAGCCTCCTCTACGTCCTGCGTGAGCGCCTCGGCCTCCCCGGCTCCAAGAACGCGTGCGAGCAGGGTGAGTGCGGTTCCTGCACGGTCCGCCTGGACGGCGTCCCGGTGTGTTCCTGCCTCGTCGCGGCCGGACAGGTCGAGGGCCGCGAGGTCGTCACCGTCGAGGGCCTCGCCGACTACGCCCAGCAGCGCGCCGAGCACGGCGGATGCGCCACGGGCGCCTGCGGCACCTCCCTCCAGGACGCCCAGCAGTGGAGCGCCCAGGGCACCGACTCGCAGACCGGCGAGGGCACCCCGCTGTCCCCGATCCAGCAGGCGTTCATCGACGCCGGCGCCGTGCAGTGCGGCTTCTGCACCCCGGGTCTGCTGGTCGCGGCCGACGAGCTGCTGGAGCGCAACGCCTCCCCTTCCGACGCGGACATCCGCGAGGCGCTCTCCGGCAACCTCTGCCGCTGTACCGGCTACGAGAAGATCCTCGACGCGGTCCGCCTCGCGGCCGCCCGCCAGGGACAGGCGGTCTGA
- a CDS encoding IS1380 family transposase: MQSSHAASAVSAAFDDTNLVAYAGLVPVMRLAERCGLARLAAEKVKLTGAKNSAGAAADAKVTSIVAGMVAGADSIDDLDVLRHGAMPTLFGGIRAPSTLGTFLRAFTHGHALQLHAVHRRFLAALATHTPLLPGSAEKAFIDVDSTHKRVYGRAKQGAEYGRFKGVRTLHPLLATICTPRSRPVIAGVRMRRGKSADSRGAPKFVSEALATAAEAGCTGMRILRADSQFYNAGVIAACRRAGSHFSITTGMNPSIKRAVHSIPDQAWQQITYPTAVPDPETGELISDAEVAEIPAYTAFASRKKAEQVTARLIVRRVRDLAKPAVVGEQGELFPVWRYHPFITDNPAQTLQAEREHRHHAVVEQVIADSKASALAHLPSGHFNANAAWLTLWAVAYNLLRATGALTSAFHAKATTATLRAHLVHVPARIARSARRITLHLPHNWPWQHAWTHLFDTIHGPAG, translated from the coding sequence ATGCAATCTTCCCATGCCGCGTCGGCGGTGTCCGCCGCGTTCGACGACACGAATCTGGTCGCGTATGCCGGGCTGGTCCCGGTGATGCGGCTGGCCGAGCGGTGCGGGCTTGCCCGTCTGGCGGCGGAGAAGGTGAAGCTGACCGGGGCGAAGAACAGCGCGGGTGCCGCAGCGGACGCCAAGGTCACCAGCATCGTGGCCGGCATGGTCGCAGGCGCGGACAGCATCGACGACCTGGACGTCCTGCGGCACGGTGCGATGCCGACCCTGTTTGGCGGCATCCGTGCCCCGTCCACGCTCGGCACGTTCCTGCGCGCCTTCACCCACGGTCACGCACTCCAGCTCCACGCCGTGCACCGCAGATTCCTGGCCGCACTGGCCACGCACACCCCATTGCTGCCCGGTTCCGCCGAGAAGGCATTCATCGATGTCGACTCCACCCACAAGCGGGTCTACGGACGCGCCAAACAGGGCGCCGAGTACGGCCGGTTCAAGGGCGTCCGCACCCTGCACCCCCTGCTCGCCACGATCTGTACCCCCCGCTCCCGCCCGGTGATCGCCGGGGTCCGGATGCGCCGCGGCAAGTCCGCCGACTCCCGCGGCGCCCCGAAGTTCGTCAGTGAAGCCCTGGCCACCGCCGCCGAGGCCGGCTGCACCGGCATGCGCATCCTGCGCGCGGACTCGCAGTTCTACAACGCCGGTGTGATCGCCGCCTGCCGCCGGGCCGGATCCCACTTCTCGATCACCACCGGCATGAACCCTTCCATCAAACGGGCCGTCCACAGCATCCCCGACCAGGCATGGCAGCAGATCACCTATCCCACCGCCGTGCCCGACCCCGAAACCGGCGAGCTCATCTCAGACGCCGAAGTCGCCGAGATACCCGCCTACACCGCGTTCGCCAGCCGCAAGAAGGCGGAGCAGGTCACGGCCCGGCTGATCGTGCGCCGGGTCCGTGACCTGGCCAAGCCCGCCGTCGTGGGTGAGCAGGGCGAACTGTTCCCGGTCTGGCGCTACCACCCGTTCATCACCGACAACCCCGCCCAGACCCTGCAAGCCGAGCGGGAACACCGCCACCATGCCGTTGTCGAACAAGTCATCGCGGACAGCAAGGCCTCAGCCCTGGCCCACCTGCCCTCCGGACACTTCAACGCCAACGCGGCCTGGCTCACTCTGTGGGCCGTGGCCTACAACCTGCTGCGGGCCACCGGCGCACTGACCTCCGCCTTCCACGCCAAGGCCACCACCGCCACCCTCCGCGCCCACCTGGTCCACGTCCCCGCCAGGATTGCCCGCTCAGCGCGACGCATCACCCTGCACCTGCCCCACAACTGGCCCTGGCAGCACGCCTGGACACACCTCTTCGACACCATCCACGGACCAGCCGGCTGA